TGATGCGTCAGGAGATGGCGGAGTATTTCAGAAGCGCCGAAGCGCGGGGCGTTTTGAAAATTGACGACTATGATCTTGCCGCTGATCAGTTCGGGGATTTATGCAAGACTGACATCTGGCCTAGGCTGATCTTTGGTGTCAGCAAATCAGTGACCGAGGCAGAGATCACCCGCGTGGTTGATGGTGCGGTTGATATGTTCATGGCCCGTTACGGGACCTGAAAGAAGGAAAGAACCAATGAAAAAAGTTACTTACGCAGGCCCTTTGATGGCACTTCTCTTGGCGGCAGGATGCACCGGGGCACCGATGTCGAAACCTGCCGGCACAACGCAACCGGCCAGCGGGCCGGACACCTGCAATGCGGCGGCCTATCAGCATCTGGTGGGGCAGGATGCGGTGGTTGACCTGTCCTTGCCAGATCCCAAACGGACCTATCGTCTGGGCGACCCGGTGACATTGGATTTCAACCCCGCACGGCTGAACATCAAACTGGATGACACTGACACTATCATTGCGATTGATTGCGGCTAAGGTCAGCAAGACGCGAAAAGAGAATTGTGAACCGGGACCGGGGAAAGCGACGCAGCAGTTTTGCGGTGCCGGTTTCTTCGTGTAGGATATCGTTGGAGTACATCGCCGCAGTCGAAAAGGGCAACTTGGATGACAAGTTTGATACTCAGTTCAACGAGCAGCAAAAGCTGGGATATTTCACCCGCTGGCAACCTGTCTGGCATCATTCTTGCCGGGCTGTTTATCTATTTGTTTTTCCGTCACTTCCTCTTTTCCCTTATGTTCATGGATATCATCCTCGGATGGCTGCGAAAGTTTAGCTGGTTCCCTACAGAGGGCAAACGAATGAAGACATTTGTCCATTGGATTGTCGCATTGGGATTGTTTGTTGGGTTTCTGGTTCTGGCAGGATCTGTAGGCTGGTTACAGTTCGTGCCCCAATAAACCCAACTTGGCATCCATGGCGGTTAATCCTTCGGACGGTTGTCGACGATCCGCACGGCCTTGCCTTCTGATCGGGCGACGCCGCCCGCATCGGCCACCTCGATTTTGACGCTGATCCCGACAGTTTGCTTGATCAGGGCCGATAAGGTCTTGACCGCTGCCTGACGGTCTTTGTCACTCATGTTGGCATCAGCACA
This DNA window, taken from Sulfitobacter pacificus, encodes the following:
- a CDS encoding I78 family peptidase inhibitor, whose protein sequence is MKKVTYAGPLMALLLAAGCTGAPMSKPAGTTQPASGPDTCNAAAYQHLVGQDAVVDLSLPDPKRTYRLGDPVTLDFNPARLNIKLDDTDTIIAIDCG